The sequence TATGGCCAGAAATAGGAACCGGGGCCCCACGCCGACCATCCGCCGATGTTGGCGTCGAACCCTAGATTCGTCGGGAGGGATTTGAGTTTTTCGTTTCCGATGTGCCACTTGCCGACGTGCCAGTTCTGGTAGCCGGCCTCCTTCAGGTATTGCGGCAGGATCTTCTGCCCTTGCGGGAGGTAGTGCATGTGGTTCCACATCTGCATTTTCATCGGGTGCAGGCCGGTCAGGGCGGTGGCGCGCGCCGGGGAACAGATGGCGGTGGAGGTGTAGGCCTGCGGGAAGCGAATGCCCTCCGCGCAGAGGCGGTCGATGTTCGGCGTTTCGTAGAGCTTGGCGCCGAAGCAGCCAAGGTCTTTCCAGCCCATGTCGTCGATCAAAATGAAAACCACGTTGGGCTTCTTCTTTTTTGCCGCGTAGCCGTTGCCGGCTGCGGCAGCGATTCCCAATGTCTGGATAAATCCTCTTCGCTTCATTTCTATTGTTCCTTTCCGGCATTTAATAAAAACGCAGTATCCGTATGGGCCAGAACCTTTGGAGGGGCAGGCGCTGTCTGCCTGGGCGCACAGCGTGCGCCCCTCCATTCGAGGTGGCTATAGTTTTGTTTAACCGCTTTAAAATATTCTCCAACGGGATTCAGGGTTTCTGCGTAAAAATGGATGGCAGAAAAATTGTTACTTTTTGAGGCGGAACCGGTGGTGGTGAGAGCGTGGCAGAGGGCCATGGTGCTGTTGCTTTCTGCATACGTCCTTGGCCGATCCAGCCGATCAAGGTGTTTTTTTATGTCCGGTTTCATCAACTAATCAACCTTCTTGATCGTCAGTTCGAGCGGTTCCGCTTTGACGGGCAGTTCTGCGACGAAGAAGCCATTGCCCTTGTCGATGAACGAAACGCCTTCGGCGACCGGCTTCCCATTGGCGAGCCAGAGACCGAACGGCCCCGCTTCGTGCAACCTGAGCTGGAGGGTATCTGTGTTGGATTCGATTCGTTCGACCGCGGCGGCGGGCAAGTATTTGTCGGTGCGGCCGATCACCGCATAGCCGTTTTGGATCGGGCTGAGCTGCAGCAGGCGGTCGCCGAAGCCCTTGATGGACACCTCGGTGCCGTCGCCCAGCTTCTGCGCTGTTTGCTGGTAGTAATCGAAAACGACCAACCCTTCGGGCGGGAGCTTCCAGTCGCCCGTGTAGGGCTGGGCCATGCCGCCGGCGGCCACGTAGTCCGCCGGGGTGATGGTGGTGGAATATTCGGGGTTGTCGTTTTTAGCGTCGCCGTTGAAGTTGTAGACGGCCATTGCGGCGGAGCGGTTGGCCAGCGGAGCGACCACGCGGTAGAGGCGCCGGGCTTCCATAGGTTGGAAAATATCGTCGGGCAGCGGCGCGGCCGGGGCGGTCGGGCGCAGCAAGAGGCCGTCCTCGTAGCAGAGCGGTGTGATGTTTCCGATGTCGAGGTGGTCGGAGGGGTCGGAGAGATAGACCGGCGCGCCGGAGAGCGCCTTGGAAATGGCCATCATGCGCCCGGCAAACTTATCGTTGGAGTGAAACATGTCGTGGTCGCCCCAGGCCATCTGCCCGAGCCACGGGATGGCGGCGTAGGAGTCGTAGAGGTGGGTCTTGGCCTTGTTCAGGTTGCCCTTGCTGTAGTCGGCCGAACAGCGTCCGACCGACGAGTCGGAGGAGTTGAAGAGGAACTGCGGCTGGTGCCAGTTGCAGTTGATCAGGCCGTCGAACAGGTCGGCGACCACGCGCTGGTAGGTGCGGGCGTAGGTGACGGTGGCCTCGGCGGGGTTGTCGATGGCGTGGGTGTTGTCTTCCGGGAATCCGGCGGTGATGGAACCTTGCGACGTTCCGGCGTAGTAGGGGAGGAGGCCTCCGTAGAAATCGACTTTCACAAAGTCGATATCGTCGCGCTTGGAAAAGCTGAACAGGTAGCGAAGAAACGCCTCGGCATCTTTTGCATTGGGCTTGGCCACCATTTTTTTGTTGTACGTTTTCATCATGTGCGTGTTGATCCCGCCCAGCTGGCCGGGGGCGCGGACGGCATTGCATTCGCCCATGAGCGCGTGCCACATTCCAACCCAGCGAATACCGTCGTCGGTGCGCAGGTCGGTCAGCGGTTTATACCCGTTGGGGAACGTGTCGGTTTTCGGCGTCAGGGTCTGGTTGTTGAAGTGGCCGTCGTCGACGAGGAAATAGCGCACCGGCGCGGGGGAGGCGGCCAGCCCCTTGAGTTCCTCTGCGAGTTGGTCGGAACTGATGTTCTTTTTGTATTCCTCCCAGGAGCACCAGCCGAGGTAGCGGAACATTTCGGGATAGTCCTTTTCCTCGCGCAGTTTCATGTGCCCTTGGATCTGTGGCGTTTCGGCGGCGGCTTTCCAGACCTTGGAACAGGCCTCGTAGGGGTTGGTGCCGGTGGCCCAGGCCACGACCGGAAAATCGCCCTTGATGGCCGCCTTGCCGTGGGTGCCGAATTTCAGGATGAAATCGGTGCCGTCCGGCGCGAACCAGGCATAGGCCTGGTCGCCGGAGAGCGGCAGCACGGCGAGGGTTTTGCCGTTTTTGAGATCGAGCAGCAGGAAGATGCCCCCTTCTTCGCCTTCGGGGGAGGTGATGTGGCGGCTGCCGACGCGGTTCCCGGCATAGGGCCACCATTGGCTTTTGTAGTAGACGCCGCGGCTGAACGAGGGAACCTTGAGCGTAAAGGTCTCCATCACCCCTTTGGAATCGGGGGTGGCCGAATGGTTTTCAAGGATTTGCACCCCGTTTTCCCGGGATTGGAGGTCGATTACGGCTGCATGGGCTGAAACGAGGCAAAGGGAAGTGGCTACTGCGAGGCTGGTTCTGAGGTTCATGGTTGTCCTATTGTTGCGTTTGTTTTTTATGTAAACGCCTTCCACAAGCAGATCTTGAAAGCAACTGGCCTAAATTAGCAAAAAACACGTTTTCCAATTGATTCGGCGCGGGGAATAAAACATATTATCACGGACGCATCAAACCTATTAAAAGCAAACGGGACACTAATATGAAGTTGAATTGGATCAGAAGGCAGTGGGTTTGGGGGCTGGTGTTGTGCGCGGTGTTTGCCGCCGCAACAGCTAACGTATACGGGGCAGGGAAAACCCCGCAGCCGCCGAATATCTTGTTTATTCCCATCGACGACCTCAAGCCGATGCTGGGTTGCTATGGCGATGAAACGATCAAGACGCCGAACATCGACCGTTTGGCCAAACGCGGCATGGTGTTCCTGAACAACCACTGCCAGCAGGCGGTGTGCGGGCCGTCGCGTGCCAGCCTGATGACCGGCCTCTATCCGGATAACACCCGCGTTTTCGACCTTGCCACCAAAATGCGCGACCAGAATCCCGACATCCTGACCCTCCCGGAATACTTTAAGCAGAGGGGCTACGAGACGACCGGTCTCGGCAAGACCTACGACAGCCGGTGCGTCGACAAAGAGCTCGATGGGCCGTCCTGGTCGATTCCGTACTCCACCCGCGGGGAAAACCTGATCCTCGCCGATGGGTTCGATGCTCCCCAGTACGCCTACCAGCACCCGGAAACACGTCGCCTGAACAAAGAGCTCGAAAACCGTTGCGAACAGGAGAAGAAGGAGGGGGGACGGAGCGAAAAGGAAATCATCCAGTCCTCGCCCGGCGCGCGGCCTACCTACGAATGTTATGATGTGCCCGACGACGCCTATTACGACGGCGCCCGCACGGCCGGTGCCATAAAGCTGCTCGAAAAGCTGGCTGCAGCCGACAAGCCCTTCTTCCTTTCCGTCGGCTACCAGAAGCCTCACCTGCCTTTTGTCGCCCCGAAAAAATATTGGGATCTGTATGACCCCGAAAAGATCAACCTCGCCGAATGCGCGGAAATGCCCGAGGGGGCACCGTCGATCGGCTACCAGCCCGGCTGGGAAATCCGCGGGATGTATTCCGATGTGCCGGCCGGCGACGTCTTCCCCGAAGCGTACCAGCGCACGCTTATTCATGGTTACATGGCCTGCGTGAGCTACATCGATGCGCAGGTCGGCCGCCTGCTCGACCAGCTCGACGAGCTGGGCATCGCCGACAACACCATCATCTGCCTCTGGGGCGACCACGGTTGGCACCTGGGCGATCACAATATTTGGTGCAAGCACACCAACTTTGAGCAGGGCACCCGTTCGCCGCTCATCGTTGCCGCGCCGTGGACGAAAACGAAAGGGGAGAGCACCGAATCCCCGACCGAATTTGTCGACATCTTTCCGACCCTGTGCGAGCTGGCGGGACTTGAGATCCCGTCCCACCTGCCCGGCAAAAGCATGGTTCCGCTGATGGACGGCGAGGCGGTAAAAGTGAAGGACTTCGCCTTCAGCCAATACCCACGCACGCCTTCGGGAAAGGTCTACATGGGCTACAGCCTACGCGACGAACGCTACCGCTATACGGCCTGGTACAAGGTTCAGGACGAAAAGCGCTACAAGGCCAAGAAACCCGGATTCGGCATGGAAAGCAAGCCGGCCTACACCGAACTGTACGACTACGAAACCGATCCGCTCGAAACGCGCAACCTCGCCGTCGATCCGAAGCAGGCCGGGCGCGTTGCCGCCTACGAAAAGGCGATGCAGGAAAAGATCGCCGAAATCGCCGCCTGCAAAGTCAATCCCGACGGCGCCGTTTCCGCACCGGCCCCGGAGTCGGTCAAAATCTCCGCTGATGCGCACATGACCCTTGAGGAGTTCTTCGCCAACAAAAAAGCCTACTGCGCCAAAAAAGGCAAAGCGTACAACGAGTCCATGTACCGAAAGAACATTGCCGAACTCGATGCCAATGGCGACGGCCTTCTTACCCCCGACGAATGGCCCCACGTCGCTGAATAGCCAGGCGGGCCGCGATTTCCAAGGTCTGGAAATGCATGGGAGCCTTCGGGACTTCCGGCCATTGTCTGTATTAAGATGCTGTTCAGAGGGGTTATGTATAGAATATCGCAGGTTTGACTCATGCGATTGCTCAAAATTGGAGGGCGAGGCTCTGTCCGAGCCGCTGCCGAGGTTCGGTTCCAGCTCGGACAGAGCCTCGCCCTCCGGTTGTCTTTCACAATCTCAGACTCGCTGCGCGGCGCGGAGGGGCACGTCCTGCAATATTGGTTTCCCTGCTGGATGCCACTGTTACGGTTGATGTTGTAGGACGCGGTTCTTTTCGAAGAAAAGGCCGTGTTGCTTTTCGGCAACTCCCCTAATCCTCCGTCCGTATCGAAGCGGAGGGTGGACGCCTTAATGCAACCGGTCAGTTGTAATACGGGTCGATGGTCTGGATGGTGCCGTCGTCGCTGTATTTGAGCTCGGCCATTTTGATGTTGCGCAGGTGGGTCTGGCCCATGGAGAGCTGGCAGTCGTGGTAGAACAGATACCACTTGCCCTGGTACTCGGCGATGGAGTGGTGCGAAGTCCAGCCGAGCACGGGGGTGAGGATCTTGCCGGCATAGGTGAACGGCCCGTAGGGGTTGTCGCCGATGGCATAGCAAATGTTGTGCGTTTCCCCGGTCGAATAGGAAAAGTAATACTTTCCGTTATACTTGTGCATCCACGGCCCCTCGAAGTAGCGTTTTTCGAGGTCGCCGGCCTTCATCGGCTCGCCGTTTTCATCGAGGATGAGGATTTCGCGGACGTCCTCGGCCAGCTCGGTCATGTTGCCCTTCAGCTTGGCGACGCGCGGGGGAATG is a genomic window of Pontiella desulfatans containing:
- a CDS encoding Sip1-related alpha-galactosidase; this translates as MNLRTSLAVATSLCLVSAHAAVIDLQSRENGVQILENHSATPDSKGVMETFTLKVPSFSRGVYYKSQWWPYAGNRVGSRHITSPEGEEGGIFLLLDLKNGKTLAVLPLSGDQAYAWFAPDGTDFILKFGTHGKAAIKGDFPVVAWATGTNPYEACSKVWKAAAETPQIQGHMKLREEKDYPEMFRYLGWCSWEEYKKNISSDQLAEELKGLAASPAPVRYFLVDDGHFNNQTLTPKTDTFPNGYKPLTDLRTDDGIRWVGMWHALMGECNAVRAPGQLGGINTHMMKTYNKKMVAKPNAKDAEAFLRYLFSFSKRDDIDFVKVDFYGGLLPYYAGTSQGSITAGFPEDNTHAIDNPAEATVTYARTYQRVVADLFDGLINCNWHQPQFLFNSSDSSVGRCSADYSKGNLNKAKTHLYDSYAAIPWLGQMAWGDHDMFHSNDKFAGRMMAISKALSGAPVYLSDPSDHLDIGNITPLCYEDGLLLRPTAPAAPLPDDIFQPMEARRLYRVVAPLANRSAAMAVYNFNGDAKNDNPEYSTTITPADYVAAGGMAQPYTGDWKLPPEGLVVFDYYQQTAQKLGDGTEVSIKGFGDRLLQLSPIQNGYAVIGRTDKYLPAAAVERIESNTDTLQLRLHEAGPFGLWLANGKPVAEGVSFIDKGNGFFVAELPVKAEPLELTIKKVD
- a CDS encoding sulfatase, which produces MKLNWIRRQWVWGLVLCAVFAAATANVYGAGKTPQPPNILFIPIDDLKPMLGCYGDETIKTPNIDRLAKRGMVFLNNHCQQAVCGPSRASLMTGLYPDNTRVFDLATKMRDQNPDILTLPEYFKQRGYETTGLGKTYDSRCVDKELDGPSWSIPYSTRGENLILADGFDAPQYAYQHPETRRLNKELENRCEQEKKEGGRSEKEIIQSSPGARPTYECYDVPDDAYYDGARTAGAIKLLEKLAAADKPFFLSVGYQKPHLPFVAPKKYWDLYDPEKINLAECAEMPEGAPSIGYQPGWEIRGMYSDVPAGDVFPEAYQRTLIHGYMACVSYIDAQVGRLLDQLDELGIADNTIICLWGDHGWHLGDHNIWCKHTNFEQGTRSPLIVAAPWTKTKGESTESPTEFVDIFPTLCELAGLEIPSHLPGKSMVPLMDGEAVKVKDFAFSQYPRTPSGKVYMGYSLRDERYRYTAWYKVQDEKRYKAKKPGFGMESKPAYTELYDYETDPLETRNLAVDPKQAGRVAAYEKAMQEKIAEIAACKVNPDGAVSAPAPESVKISADAHMTLEEFFANKKAYCAKKGKAYNESMYRKNIAELDANGDGLLTPDEWPHVAE